One segment of Triticum aestivum cultivar Chinese Spring chromosome 2A, IWGSC CS RefSeq v2.1, whole genome shotgun sequence DNA contains the following:
- the LOC123184672 gene encoding uncharacterized protein — MTGCSGNGNGNSPASAMGHQTVTEKKFGGIAPKKPLISKDHERAYFDSADWVLGKQAASNNAQAAAIESLKPKLKRTPHHQLPPRKPACASG; from the exons ATGACTGGCTGCAGCGGCAACGGCAACGGCAACTCGCCCGCCTCGGCCATGGGGCATCAG ACGGTCACTGAGAAGAAGTTCGGAGGAATTGCACCAAAGAAGCCTCTGATTTCAAAG GACCATGAGCGCGCCTACTTCGACTCCGCGGACTGGGTCCTCGGCAAG CAAGCTGCAAGCAACAACGCACAGGCGGCGGCAATCGAATCCTTGAAGCCAAAGCTAAAG AGGACGCCCCATCACCAGCTCCCCCCTCGCAAGCCGGCCTGCGCGTCCGGCTGA